Proteins encoded in a region of the Mucispirillum schaedleri ASF457 genome:
- a CDS encoding YlxR family protein, whose product MSKPKEYRVCAFCGIRQHKSNLLRITLPDIFFDFWQNKQGRSFYVCPKHTCINKVFKKKTVYKYLDESVNINLLYDKLRENIKNNIIYNINKLFEKYGINDAYINTEKLVLFRYDVLINSSNNILLDKAVYNGSKKLCIVYDKYTADKLIKYKNLITDIDGLFYGELNGVKKS is encoded by the coding sequence TTGTCTAAGCCGAAAGAATACAGAGTTTGTGCATTTTGTGGTATAAGGCAGCATAAATCAAATTTATTAAGAATTACTCTGCCAGATATTTTTTTTGATTTTTGGCAGAATAAACAAGGCAGAAGTTTTTATGTATGCCCAAAACATACATGTATAAATAAAGTATTTAAAAAGAAAACTGTATATAAATATTTAGATGAAAGTGTAAATATAAATTTATTATATGATAAACTTAGAGAAAATATAAAAAATAATATTATATACAATATTAATAAGTTGTTTGAGAAATATGGTATTAATGATGCTTATATAAACACTGAAAAATTAGTTTTATTCAGGTATGATGTATTAATAAACAGCAGTAACAATATATTATTAGATAAAGCAGTTTATAATGGCAGTAAAAAATTATGCATTGTTTATGATAAATATACAGCAGATAAATTAATAAAATATAAAAACTTGATTACAGATATTGATGGTTTATTTTATGGAGAATTAAATGGCGTTAAAAAAAGTTAG
- the nusA gene encoding transcription termination factor NusA — MSSSKEIIKTVEDLGREKGISREILADALHEAIVAATVKRIGKYLEPEVTVDLDKGLINILIPKEVSESEESNWYEITMEEAKEYKENPQYGDILMVPTTLDALGRQAALVAKQKLIEKLKEAEKQVILDNFQNKLGEIVNGTILKTDRDNIIINIGKTEAILPKKEMIPGEFFNRNDYVRALLLDIKLVKSWPQLILSRSHPNFLKKLFEAEIPEVFEGIIEVKGAAREPGDRAKVAVYSKNSNIDPVGACIGVKGARISTISDELKKEKIDVVEWSPDPVKYVCNAISPANVLLTNIIEDDKTIEIVVPDDQLSLAIGKKGQNVRLAAILTEWRLDVLKESEYAEIRTSRLEEQEQELKAFYELYNLENLEILNHAMIAKLIEHGVGDIEKLSSASVDEIVSYLEISEEAAVGIINAAIDYLTAKLDELDDEE, encoded by the coding sequence ATGAGCAGCAGTAAAGAAATCATAAAAACTGTGGAAGATTTAGGCAGAGAAAAAGGTATATCTAGAGAAATATTAGCAGATGCTCTTCATGAAGCTATTGTAGCAGCTACTGTTAAGCGTATTGGTAAATATTTAGAACCAGAAGTTACTGTTGATTTAGATAAAGGCCTTATAAATATATTAATACCAAAAGAAGTATCAGAATCAGAAGAAAGCAACTGGTATGAAATAACTATGGAGGAAGCAAAAGAGTATAAAGAAAACCCACAGTATGGTGATATATTAATGGTGCCGACTACTCTTGATGCTTTAGGCAGACAGGCAGCTCTTGTTGCTAAGCAAAAACTTATTGAAAAACTAAAAGAAGCTGAAAAACAAGTTATATTAGATAATTTTCAAAACAAACTTGGTGAAATAGTTAATGGAACTATTTTAAAAACAGATAGAGATAATATTATTATTAATATTGGTAAAACTGAAGCTATACTCCCTAAAAAAGAAATGATACCCGGTGAATTTTTTAATAGAAATGACTATGTGCGTGCATTACTTTTAGATATTAAACTTGTTAAAAGCTGGCCACAGTTAATATTATCTCGTTCACATCCTAATTTTCTTAAAAAATTATTTGAAGCAGAGATACCAGAAGTATTTGAAGGTATTATTGAAGTTAAAGGTGCTGCAAGAGAGCCGGGAGACAGAGCAAAAGTTGCAGTATATTCTAAAAACTCTAATATTGACCCAGTAGGTGCATGTATTGGTGTTAAAGGTGCTAGAATATCAACTATTTCTGATGAACTTAAAAAAGAAAAAATTGATGTTGTTGAATGGTCTCCAGACCCAGTTAAATATGTATGTAATGCAATCAGTCCTGCTAATGTTTTATTAACAAATATTATTGAAGATGATAAAACTATAGAAATAGTTGTTCCTGATGACCAGCTTTCTTTAGCTATTGGCAAGAAAGGTCAAAATGTCCGTCTTGCAGCTATTTTAACTGAATGGCGTTTAGATGTATTAAAGGAAAGTGAATATGCAGAAATTAGAACAAGCCGTTTAGAAGAGCAGGAGCAGGAATTAAAAGCTTTTTATGAGCTTTATAATCTGGAAAATTTAGAAATTTTAAATCATGCTATGATTGCTAAATTAATAGAGCATGGTGTAGGTGATATAGAAAAACTTTCCAGTGCAAGTGTTGATGAAATTGTATCTTATTTAGAAATTTCTGAAGAAGCCGCTGTTGGTATAATCAATGCTGCAATAGATTATTTAACAGCAAAGCTTGATGAACTTGACGACGAAGAATAG
- the rimP gene encoding ribosome maturation factor RimP encodes MRITIPKKFIEYAEKTACKYKCKVLDITLKPEKKSYTLRVTIDGDDTSLNMCADISRELSKWLDSYESEIKCPSYNFEVSSPGPDRKLHKEHDFINCINKIVYFETKTKAKDGRKRYKGKVMSCENGIVHIYTKEESAEFDIVISDIAKARIEYEF; translated from the coding sequence TTGCGTATAACAATACCAAAAAAATTTATAGAATATGCAGAAAAAACTGCATGTAAATATAAATGTAAAGTGCTTGATATTACATTAAAACCTGAGAAAAAATCTTACACTTTGCGGGTAACAATTGATGGTGATGATACTTCCTTAAATATGTGTGCAGATATAAGCAGAGAACTTTCTAAATGGCTTGATAGTTATGAAAGTGAAATTAAATGTCCATCATATAATTTTGAAGTATCAAGTCCAGGACCAGACAGAAAACTGCATAAAGAGCATGATTTTATAAACTGTATTAATAAAATAGTTTATTTTGAGACAAAAACAAAAGCCAAAGACGGTCGTAAAAGATATAAAGGAAAAGTAATGTCATGTGAAAATGGTATTGTCCATATCTACACAAAAGAAGAAAGTGCAGAATTTGATATTGTCATTTCAGATATTGCAAAAGCCCGCATTGAATATGAATTTTAG
- a CDS encoding ATP-binding cassette domain-containing protein: MEDILLKVEDLETLVNSKKVNFSAEKGDIICIFGLNGCGKSVLLKTLCGVVDKKQGSILYNIDKKQLGVCLQFPEHLIFKETALEEAVLIMDNNENSAKNLLKEINASKDMSPFYLSDGQKRLLFIYGYLETKELIMLDEPFVSLDDNSKTKVAAKIKEAADAGKCIIYTANRAVDKETADKIIYL; this comes from the coding sequence TTGGAAGATATATTATTAAAAGTAGAAGATTTAGAAACTCTTGTAAACTCTAAAAAAGTAAATTTTTCAGCAGAAAAAGGTGATATAATATGTATTTTTGGACTTAATGGCTGTGGCAAAAGTGTGTTGCTTAAAACTTTATGTGGTGTAGTAGATAAAAAGCAGGGCAGTATACTATATAATATAGATAAAAAACAGCTTGGTGTATGTCTGCAGTTTCCAGAGCATTTGATATTTAAAGAAACAGCTCTTGAAGAAGCTGTGCTTATTATGGATAATAATGAAAATAGTGCAAAAAACTTACTAAAAGAGATTAATGCCAGTAAAGATATGAGTCCGTTTTATTTAAGTGACGGTCAAAAAAGGCTGCTTTTTATCTACGGCTATCTTGAAACAAAAGAATTGATTATGCTTGATGAGCCTTTTGTTTCACTTGATGATAATTCTAAAACAAAAGTTGCAGCAAAAATCAAAGAAGCAGCAGACGCTGGAAAATGTATAATATATACAGCAAACAGGGCTGTAGATAAAGAAACAGCAGATAAAATTATATATTTATAA
- a CDS encoding SIR2 family NAD-dependent protein deacylase, with protein sequence MAKILFFSGAGLSADSGLGVFRGGNGLWDKYDINKVCNIVTWRANYNMVHEFYSKRRCQYVDAEPNKMHKVIAELQNKYGEEKVVVITQNIDNLLEKAGCRKVMHVHGHINYIHCTECLNEIYIEGEYKPLKCEKCGSVEFKPSIIFFGEQAPKYYDMYQAFAGLEHCDGVAVIGTEGSVIPIAQILGTKTNGVKAARLLCNLDKSPYIDDRFFDEVIYERAELASEKVSAFAENILR encoded by the coding sequence ATGGCTAAAATACTGTTTTTCAGTGGTGCAGGGCTGAGTGCAGACAGCGGACTTGGAGTATTCCGTGGTGGAAACGGTCTGTGGGATAAATATGATATTAATAAAGTCTGTAATATTGTAACATGGAGAGCAAATTATAACATGGTACATGAGTTTTACTCAAAAAGAAGATGCCAGTATGTTGATGCAGAGCCTAATAAAATGCATAAAGTTATTGCAGAATTGCAGAATAAATATGGGGAAGAAAAAGTTGTGGTTATTACCCAAAATATTGATAATCTTCTTGAGAAAGCAGGATGTAGAAAAGTTATGCATGTTCATGGTCATATAAATTATATTCACTGCACAGAATGTCTTAATGAAATATATATTGAAGGAGAATATAAGCCTTTAAAATGTGAAAAATGCGGTAGTGTAGAATTTAAACCATCTATAATATTTTTTGGTGAACAGGCACCAAAATATTATGATATGTATCAAGCATTTGCAGGATTAGAACATTGTGATGGTGTAGCAGTTATTGGAACAGAAGGTTCTGTAATCCCTATTGCACAAATCCTTGGCACAAAAACAAATGGTGTAAAAGCTGCAAGACTTTTATGCAACCTTGATAAATCGCCATATATTGATGACAGATTTTTTGATGAAGTTATTTATGAAAGGGCAGAACTTGCATCTGAAAAAGTAAGTGCATTTGCTGAAAATATTTTAAGATAA
- the rho gene encoding transcription termination factor Rho, whose translation MNLTELKKKSIEDLVAIATQLEIENAENLLKQELVFEILKSTSIKNGQIYGQGVLEILPDGFGFLRSPDYNYLPGPDDIYVSPAQIRRFGLRNGDTVAGEIRPPKDNEKYFALLKVETVNFDAPTRQRNLFENLTPLFPDERLDLEADPTKYDTRCINLIAPIGKGQRGLIVAPPRTGKTVLMKSIASSIAKNHPEVYMILLLIDERPEEVTDFKKTVAAMTAEAVNEGREPMQVEVISSTFDEPAYRHVQVAEMVLNKSKRLVESGRDVVIILDSITRLARAYNAVEPSSGKVLSGGVDANALHKPKRFFGAARNIENGGSLSIIASALVDTGSRMDEVIFEEFKGTGNMELHLDRRLVERRLFPAIDINKSGTRREELLHTQEEQNKVWILRRFLSNMNPVDAMELVLDKMRGTKTNAEFLNNMSK comes from the coding sequence GTGAATCTTACAGAGTTAAAAAAGAAATCTATTGAAGATTTAGTGGCTATTGCTACTCAGCTTGAAATTGAAAATGCTGAAAACTTATTAAAACAAGAGCTTGTATTTGAAATATTAAAGTCAACAAGCATAAAAAATGGTCAGATTTATGGTCAAGGGGTATTAGAGATTTTACCAGACGGGTTTGGGTTTCTCCGCTCTCCAGACTATAACTATCTTCCAGGTCCTGATGATATATATGTATCACCTGCACAAATTAGAAGATTTGGTCTTAGAAATGGAGATACTGTTGCTGGTGAAATTAGACCACCAAAAGATAATGAAAAATATTTTGCACTTTTAAAAGTAGAAACAGTAAACTTTGATGCACCTACAAGACAAAGAAATCTGTTTGAAAACTTAACTCCTCTTTTCCCAGATGAAAGACTTGATTTAGAAGCAGATCCTACAAAATATGATACAAGATGTATAAATTTAATTGCTCCAATAGGTAAAGGGCAGCGTGGTTTGATTGTTGCACCTCCTAGAACTGGTAAAACTGTTCTTATGAAATCTATTGCGAGCAGTATCGCAAAAAATCACCCAGAAGTATATATGATACTTTTATTAATAGATGAAAGGCCGGAAGAAGTTACAGACTTTAAAAAAACTGTTGCAGCAATGACTGCAGAAGCTGTTAATGAAGGCAGAGAGCCTATGCAGGTAGAAGTTATATCATCTACTTTTGATGAGCCGGCATACAGACATGTGCAGGTAGCTGAAATGGTGCTTAATAAATCAAAACGGCTTGTAGAAAGTGGCAGAGATGTGGTTATTATATTAGATAGTATTACTCGTCTTGCAAGAGCATATAATGCTGTTGAGCCATCAAGTGGTAAAGTGCTTTCTGGTGGTGTTGATGCGAATGCATTGCATAAACCAAAACGCTTTTTTGGTGCTGCAAGAAATATTGAAAACGGTGGCAGTCTTTCTATTATTGCTTCAGCCCTTGTAGATACAGGTTCTAGAATGGATGAAGTTATTTTTGAAGAATTTAAGGGAACAGGTAATATGGAGCTTCATCTTGACAGGCGTCTTGTTGAACGCAGATTGTTTCCTGCTATTGATATTAATAAATCAGGCACACGCCGTGAAGAACTGCTGCATACTCAGGAAGAGCAGAATAAAGTATGGATATTACGCAGATTTTTGTCAAATATGAACCCTGTAGATGCAATGGAACTTGTGCTTGATAAAATGCGCGGCACAAAAACAAATGCTGAATTTTTAAATAATATGAGCAAATAA
- a CDS encoding ankyrin repeat domain-containing protein — MKKLITLSAIIIVIFSFGCKKEQTQKQLDNTSSEQVIEKTDMTQFEKSLSLFKNPQYDLLYKLIEKGINAELEDNVTIPYPSHAKRLLINDEQITIQKGATPLGIAALFCTPSLVNNLIEKGADLKTTINGNSIAAVIIQCGEAEQAGMFENYLKAVRKFEKDNPAVYENKAELYAANSIINIMGDNGEYIPVQTIMNYAVENKLNNIIPVILKYAGGINFFKNDNNNPNNLLPIVTALENNNYEAAKLFFDKTGSLFAQMYTLDGVKVSLIDYLFYNVMDEEIKKADIPVNTFFKSLINGYKQSGTGIKEIKTMLESGNLTTVLDTPLAVENGELPAGATVAHIAAAMEYHALLKAMAFYNEKTEILNIQDSNGDTPLHTAVRAGNLSTAKILLEGGAFIDKVNYNGLTPLAVVIKEYNGKNQAALVRLLLTSAGNTTSRYDLMPDDKTIEIFENAKNIKTVNDILNKYNIKTENIEARGYLLSESKRYAEKELNPQIVRIMKGGIDNQLPFAVYMYEIPPFPKDATPLIAAAIACSENTARNLILAKANTDIRITGENDLKYDAYDFADRVSKCEPVKAILKNPSSLKIDIEDLLAWDVEQPAEYNTAEEDAYTVEKNNDDSSKNENSDVELIIEEPVQ, encoded by the coding sequence ATGAAAAAACTTATTACTTTATCAGCAATTATTATTGTTATTTTTTCTTTTGGTTGTAAAAAAGAGCAAACACAAAAACAGCTTGATAATACAAGCAGTGAACAGGTTATAGAAAAAACTGATATGACTCAATTTGAAAAATCACTTTCACTATTTAAAAATCCACAATATGATTTATTATACAAATTAATAGAAAAAGGCATCAATGCAGAGCTTGAAGATAATGTTACAATACCTTATCCAAGCCATGCAAAACGACTTTTAATAAATGATGAACAAATTACTATACAAAAAGGTGCAACGCCACTTGGTATTGCTGCCCTTTTCTGCACACCTTCACTTGTTAATAACTTAATAGAAAAAGGTGCAGATTTGAAAACAACTATTAATGGCAACTCTATTGCAGCTGTTATTATCCAATGCGGCGAAGCAGAACAGGCTGGTATGTTTGAAAACTACCTTAAAGCTGTCCGCAAATTTGAAAAAGATAACCCTGCAGTTTATGAAAATAAAGCAGAATTATATGCAGCTAACTCTATAATAAATATTATGGGAGATAATGGCGAATATATCCCAGTGCAGACAATTATGAACTATGCTGTTGAAAATAAATTAAATAATATTATACCTGTTATATTAAAGTATGCAGGTGGCATTAACTTCTTTAAAAATGATAATAATAATCCAAATAATCTGCTTCCAATAGTAACAGCTTTAGAAAATAATAACTATGAGGCTGCAAAACTGTTTTTTGATAAAACTGGCTCACTTTTTGCTCAAATGTATACTCTTGATGGTGTAAAAGTTTCATTGATTGATTACCTTTTCTATAATGTCATGGATGAAGAAATAAAAAAAGCAGATATTCCAGTAAATACATTCTTTAAATCATTAATCAATGGTTACAAACAAAGCGGAACAGGTATTAAAGAAATCAAAACTATGCTTGAAAGCGGCAATTTAACTACTGTATTAGATACACCATTAGCTGTTGAAAATGGTGAATTACCAGCTGGAGCAACTGTTGCACATATTGCTGCAGCTATGGAATATCATGCTCTTTTAAAAGCCATGGCTTTTTATAATGAGAAAACTGAAATATTAAATATACAGGATAGTAATGGCGATACTCCACTTCATACTGCAGTTAGAGCAGGTAATCTATCAACAGCAAAAATATTATTAGAGGGTGGAGCATTTATTGATAAAGTAAATTATAATGGATTAACTCCACTTGCTGTGGTAATAAAAGAATATAATGGCAAAAATCAAGCAGCTCTTGTAAGGCTTCTTTTAACAAGTGCAGGCAATACTACATCTAGGTATGATTTAATGCCTGATGATAAAACAATTGAAATATTTGAAAATGCAAAAAATATAAAAACAGTAAACGATATACTTAATAAATATAATATAAAAACAGAAAATATTGAAGCAAGGGGTTATTTATTATCTGAATCAAAAAGATATGCAGAAAAAGAACTTAACCCACAGATTGTAAGAATTATGAAAGGCGGTATAGATAACCAGCTTCCATTTGCTGTATATATGTATGAAATACCACCATTTCCAAAAGATGCTACCCCATTAATTGCAGCAGCTATTGCATGCTCTGAAAATACAGCCCGTAATTTGATACTTGCAAAAGCGAATACAGATATAAGAATTACTGGTGAAAATGATTTAAAATATGATGCCTATGATTTTGCAGACAGAGTCTCTAAATGTGAACCAGTGAAAGCAATACTTAAAAATCCATCATCATTAAAGATTGATATAGAAGATTTGTTAGCATGGGATGTAGAACAGCCTGCGGAATATAATACAGCTGAAGAAGACGCATACACTGTAGAAAAAAATAATGATGACAGCAGCAAGAATGAAAATTCAGATGTAGAATTAATTATTGAAGAACCTGTACAATAA
- the atpE gene encoding ATP synthase F0 subunit C produces MKKVILATMMALIAVPAFAQTGASSSAWALYLGAGLAIGLAGLGAGVGMGSAIRGGLEGISRNPGVAGKIFTYLLVGVALIESIAIYGLVVSLILLFVK; encoded by the coding sequence ATGAAAAAAGTTATCTTAGCTACAATGATGGCATTAATTGCAGTGCCAGCTTTCGCACAAACTGGTGCATCATCTAGTGCATGGGCACTTTACTTAGGTGCAGGTCTTGCAATCGGTCTTGCTGGTCTTGGTGCTGGTGTTGGTATGGGTAGTGCTATTAGAGGCGGTCTTGAAGGTATTTCTCGTAACCCTGGGGTTGCAGGTAAAATTTTCACTTACTTACTTGTAGGTGTTGCACTTATTGAATCTATCGCTATTTATGGTTTAGTTGTATCTCTTATCCTTCTTTTTGTTAAGTAA
- the atpB gene encoding F0F1 ATP synthase subunit A, translating to MEHPLNLTSFLPANIQHHYLHVIMLCVAVCIIFFLGLYVRSLRSEIPSKSQNFFEVLVGGLSNLAVDVMGKEGKPYLPIVFGIGLYVAVSNLMGLIPGLIPPTSNMNTTAAPAIFVFLLYNFIGIKKHGASYIKHFLGPLPALAPFMLIIEIISHLARPLSLTMRLFGNIAGEDLVVVILFMLVPFLLPIPMFFLMIFTSILQAFVFMMLTMVYIAGALEEAH from the coding sequence ATGGAACATCCTCTTAATTTGACATCATTTTTACCAGCAAATATTCAGCATCATTATCTTCATGTAATTATGCTTTGTGTTGCTGTGTGCATTATTTTCTTTTTAGGTTTATATGTCCGCTCATTACGCAGCGAAATACCTTCTAAGTCACAAAACTTTTTTGAAGTTTTAGTTGGCGGTCTCAGCAATTTAGCTGTAGATGTTATGGGTAAAGAAGGTAAACCTTATCTGCCAATAGTTTTTGGTATTGGTCTTTATGTTGCAGTATCAAATCTTATGGGACTTATTCCTGGGCTTATTCCACCTACAAGCAATATGAATACAACTGCTGCTCCTGCAATATTTGTATTTTTACTTTATAACTTTATAGGTATTAAAAAACATGGTGCATCTTATATTAAGCACTTTTTAGGACCTTTACCAGCACTTGCACCATTTATGTTAATCATAGAAATTATCAGCCACTTAGCAAGACCACTTTCACTTACAATGAGGCTTTTTGGTAACATTGCTGGTGAAGACTTAGTAGTGGTAATATTATTTATGCTTGTACCATTTTTATTACCAATACCAATGTTCTTCTTAATGATATTTACAAGCATACTTCAGGCTTTTGTATTTATGATGCTGACTATGGTGTATATAGCTGGTGCTTTAGAAGAAGCTCACTAA
- a CDS encoding ATP synthase subunit I has product MVIKSYKPVLIISIIMLLSCYTVFYFFYDITYANAFFAGFIIILIDLLLLARYLKRAVKQAAVTGFLLQSFTRWVFIGVCIYISLVVLKLYKWSFALGIILPFVGVFITGIYQIFRGKEDGTSS; this is encoded by the coding sequence ATGGTGATAAAAAGTTATAAACCTGTGCTTATAATCTCTATAATAATGCTGTTATCATGTTATACAGTGTTTTATTTTTTTTATGATATAACTTATGCAAATGCTTTTTTTGCAGGTTTTATTATCATATTGATTGATTTACTTTTACTTGCCCGTTATTTAAAAAGAGCAGTAAAGCAGGCTGCAGTTACAGGCTTTCTGCTGCAAAGTTTTACAAGGTGGGTTTTTATTGGTGTTTGTATATATATTTCTCTTGTAGTGCTTAAGTTATACAAATGGTCATTTGCTTTGGGTATAATACTTCCTTTTGTGGGAGTTTTTATTACTGGAATATATCAAATCTTTCGGGGGAAAGAAGATGGAACATCCTCTTAA
- a CDS encoding AtpZ/AtpI family protein, with translation MAYIPNNNGDEENKDKSVYKQLFNASTVGMALVSGMLVGGAIGYFLDKWLGTSPWLLFIFLIFGVIAGIKNAIHYMKKAGITLENIRDDKKEKK, from the coding sequence ATGGCATATATACCTAACAATAATGGTGATGAAGAAAATAAAGACAAGTCCGTTTATAAGCAGCTTTTTAATGCATCTACTGTAGGTATGGCTCTTGTTTCTGGTATGCTTGTAGGTGGAGCAATAGGATATTTTTTAGATAAGTGGCTGGGAACTTCTCCATGGCTTTTATTTATATTTTTAATTTTTGGTGTAATAGCAGGTATAAAAAATGCAATACACTATATGAAAAAAGCAGGCATTACTTTAGAAAATATAAGGGATGATAAAAAGGAAAAGAAATAA
- the hemL gene encoding glutamate-1-semialdehyde 2,1-aminomutase, giving the protein MSFFDEAKKYIPGGVNSPVRAFGSVGGEPYFVAKGKGSHIWDTDNNEYIDYVCSWGPMILGHCDKDVNDAVIKAVENGTSFGAPTKKETELAEKIVELMPSVEKVRMVSSGTEAVMSALRLARGFTKRDKIIKFEGCYHGHSDFMLVRAGSGLLTFGETSSPGVPQDAAKNTIIAQYNDLENVTEIFKQNKNEIACLIVEPVAANMGVVLPKSGFLEGLRKLCDENGTLLIFDEVITGFRLSSGGAQKYFGVSPDITTMGKIIGGGMPVGAYGGRSDIMDMISPAGPVYQAGTLSGNPLAMTAGLKTLEKLSSPDFYRKLKDKSDKLWAGFRENSKKLGLNYAFNTIESLSCTFFTDGKVESYTDAVKSDTKKYAKFFHNMLNRGIALAPAQFEAMFVSSVHSDDDIEKTIKAHYESLKGL; this is encoded by the coding sequence ATGTCATTTTTTGATGAAGCTAAAAAATATATTCCCGGTGGAGTAAACAGCCCTGTAAGAGCATTTGGCTCAGTTGGTGGTGAGCCTTATTTTGTTGCAAAAGGTAAAGGCAGCCATATATGGGATACTGATAATAATGAATATATTGATTATGTATGTTCATGGGGTCCTATGATTTTAGGCCACTGCGATAAAGATGTTAATGATGCAGTTATTAAGGCAGTAGAGAATGGTACAAGTTTTGGAGCTCCAACAAAAAAAGAGACAGAACTGGCAGAAAAGATTGTAGAATTAATGCCGTCAGTGGAAAAAGTCCGTATGGTATCATCAGGTACAGAAGCAGTTATGAGTGCATTAAGGCTTGCAAGGGGTTTCACAAAAAGAGATAAGATTATAAAATTTGAAGGCTGCTACCATGGTCATTCTGATTTTATGCTTGTGCGTGCAGGCAGTGGTCTTTTAACTTTTGGAGAAACATCATCTCCTGGAGTTCCGCAGGATGCAGCAAAAAACACAATAATTGCTCAATATAATGATTTAGAAAATGTGACAGAAATATTTAAGCAGAATAAAAATGAAATAGCATGTTTAATAGTAGAACCAGTTGCAGCAAATATGGGTGTTGTCCTTCCAAAATCTGGATTTTTAGAAGGTCTTAGAAAATTATGTGATGAAAATGGCACACTATTAATATTTGATGAAGTTATTACAGGTTTCAGGCTTTCATCAGGTGGAGCACAGAAATATTTTGGTGTAAGTCCTGATATTACAACTATGGGTAAAATTATTGGCGGTGGTATGCCTGTTGGTGCTTATGGAGGCAGAAGTGATATTATGGATATGATATCTCCTGCAGGTCCAGTATATCAGGCAGGCACACTTTCTGGCAATCCACTTGCAATGACAGCAGGTCTTAAAACATTAGAAAAATTATCATCACCTGATTTTTATAGAAAATTAAAAGATAAATCTGATAAATTATGGGCAGGATTTAGAGAAAATTCTAAAAAATTAGGTTTAAACTATGCTTTTAATACAATAGAATCTCTTTCATGCACATTTTTTACTGATGGCAAAGTTGAAAGTTACACTGATGCAGTGAAAAGTGATACTAAAAAATATGCAAAATTTTTTCATAATATGTTGAACCGTGGTATTGCATTAGCTCCTGCACAGTTTGAAGCTATGTTTGTTTCAAGTGTTCACAGTGATGATGATATTGAAAAAACAATAAAAGCTCATTATGAATCATTAAAAGGTCTCTAA